In Microtus ochrogaster isolate Prairie Vole_2 chromosome 4, MicOch1.0, whole genome shotgun sequence, one genomic interval encodes:
- the Lhx3 gene encoding LIM/homeobox protein Lhx3 isoform X2 — MLLEAELDCDREQPGAPGAAALCTFNRAREIPMCAGCDQHILDRFILKALDRHWHSKCLKCSDCHIPLAERCFSRGESVYCKDDFFKRFGTKCAACQLGIPPTQVVRRAQDFVYHLHCFACVVCKRQLATGDEFYLMEDSRLVCKADYETAKQREAEATAKRPRTTITAKQLETLKSAYNTSPKPARHVREQLSSETGLDMRVVQVWFQNRRAKEKRLKKDAGRQRWGQYFRNMKRSRGSSKSDKDSIQEGQDSDAEVSFTDEPSMADMGPANGLYSSLGEPTPTLGRPVGGGLGSFALEHGGLPGPEQYRELRPGSPYGIPPSPAAPQNLSGPQPLLSSLVYPDTNLGLVPSGPPGGPPPMRVLAGNGPSSDLSTESSGGYPDFPASPASWLDEVDHAQF; from the exons ATGCTGCTAGAAGCGGAACTCGATTGTGACCGAGAGCAGCCTGGTGCCCCCGGAGCTGCTGCCCTCTGTACCTTCAACAGGGCTCGAG AGATCCCGATGTGTGCCGGCTGTGATCAGCACATCTTGGACCGCTTCATCCTTAAGGCTCTGGACCGACATTGGCACAGCAAGTGTCTCAAGTGCAGTGACTGCCACATACCTCTGGCTGAGCGCTGCTTCAGCCGCGGGGAAAGCGTCTACTGCAAAGATGACTTCTTCAA GCGCTTCGGGACCAAGTGCGCCGCATGCCAGCTGGGCATCCCGCCCACGCAGGTGGTGCGCCGCGCCCAGGACTTCGTGTACCACCTGCATTGCTTTGCCTGCGTGGTTTGCAAGCGGCAGCTGGCCACGGGGGACGAGTTCTACCTCATGGAAGACAGCCGGCTGGTGTGCAAGGCGGACTACGAGACAGCCAAGCAGCGAG AAGCCGAGGCCACAGCCAAGCGACCGCGCACGACCATCACCGCCAAGCAGCTGGAGACACTGAAGAGCGCCTACAACACTTCGCCCAAGCCGGCGCGCCACGTGCGGGAGCAGCTCTCCTCCGAGACCGGCCTGGACATGCGCGTGGTGCAG GTGTGGTTCCAGAACCGCCGAGCCAAGGAAAAGAGACTGAAGAAAGACGCAGGCCGGCAGCGCTGGGGACAGTATTTCCGCAATATGAAGCGCTCCCGCGGCAGCTCTAAGTCCGACAAGGACAGCATCCAGGAGGGACAGGACAGCGACGCCGAGGTCTCCTTCACTG ATGAGCCGTCCATGGCTGACATGGGGCCTGCCAATGGCCTGTATAGCAGCCTCGGAGAGCCCACCCCTACCCTAGGCCGGCCTGTAGGAGGAGGCCTCGGCAGCTTTGCACTGGAACACGGAGGCTTGCCAGGTCCAGAGCAGTACAGAGAGCTGCGCCCAGGAAGCCCCTATGGCATCCCCCCATCTCCTGCAGCCCCCCAGAATCTTTCCGGtccccagcctctcctctctAGCCTGGTATACCCAGACACCAACTTGGGCCTTGTCCCTTCAGGGCCCCCAGGTGGGCCCCCACCCATGAGGGTGCTGGCTGGAAATGGACCCAGCTCTGATCTGTCCACAGAGAGCAGCGGTGGTTACCCCGACTTCCCCGCTAGCCCTGCCTCCTGGTTGGATGAGGTAGATCACGCTCAGTTCTGA
- the Lhx3 gene encoding LIM/homeobox protein Lhx3 isoform X1, translating to MEARGELDPARESASGDLLLALLARRADLRREIPMCAGCDQHILDRFILKALDRHWHSKCLKCSDCHIPLAERCFSRGESVYCKDDFFKRFGTKCAACQLGIPPTQVVRRAQDFVYHLHCFACVVCKRQLATGDEFYLMEDSRLVCKADYETAKQREAEATAKRPRTTITAKQLETLKSAYNTSPKPARHVREQLSSETGLDMRVVQVWFQNRRAKEKRLKKDAGRQRWGQYFRNMKRSRGSSKSDKDSIQEGQDSDAEVSFTDEPSMADMGPANGLYSSLGEPTPTLGRPVGGGLGSFALEHGGLPGPEQYRELRPGSPYGIPPSPAAPQNLSGPQPLLSSLVYPDTNLGLVPSGPPGGPPPMRVLAGNGPSSDLSTESSGGYPDFPASPASWLDEVDHAQF from the exons ATGGAGGCTCGAGGGGAGCTGGACCCGGCCCGGGAATCGGCGAGCGGTGACCTGCTGCTGGCATTGCTGGCGCGGAGGGCTGACCTGCGCCGAG AGATCCCGATGTGTGCCGGCTGTGATCAGCACATCTTGGACCGCTTCATCCTTAAGGCTCTGGACCGACATTGGCACAGCAAGTGTCTCAAGTGCAGTGACTGCCACATACCTCTGGCTGAGCGCTGCTTCAGCCGCGGGGAAAGCGTCTACTGCAAAGATGACTTCTTCAA GCGCTTCGGGACCAAGTGCGCCGCATGCCAGCTGGGCATCCCGCCCACGCAGGTGGTGCGCCGCGCCCAGGACTTCGTGTACCACCTGCATTGCTTTGCCTGCGTGGTTTGCAAGCGGCAGCTGGCCACGGGGGACGAGTTCTACCTCATGGAAGACAGCCGGCTGGTGTGCAAGGCGGACTACGAGACAGCCAAGCAGCGAG AAGCCGAGGCCACAGCCAAGCGACCGCGCACGACCATCACCGCCAAGCAGCTGGAGACACTGAAGAGCGCCTACAACACTTCGCCCAAGCCGGCGCGCCACGTGCGGGAGCAGCTCTCCTCCGAGACCGGCCTGGACATGCGCGTGGTGCAG GTGTGGTTCCAGAACCGCCGAGCCAAGGAAAAGAGACTGAAGAAAGACGCAGGCCGGCAGCGCTGGGGACAGTATTTCCGCAATATGAAGCGCTCCCGCGGCAGCTCTAAGTCCGACAAGGACAGCATCCAGGAGGGACAGGACAGCGACGCCGAGGTCTCCTTCACTG ATGAGCCGTCCATGGCTGACATGGGGCCTGCCAATGGCCTGTATAGCAGCCTCGGAGAGCCCACCCCTACCCTAGGCCGGCCTGTAGGAGGAGGCCTCGGCAGCTTTGCACTGGAACACGGAGGCTTGCCAGGTCCAGAGCAGTACAGAGAGCTGCGCCCAGGAAGCCCCTATGGCATCCCCCCATCTCCTGCAGCCCCCCAGAATCTTTCCGGtccccagcctctcctctctAGCCTGGTATACCCAGACACCAACTTGGGCCTTGTCCCTTCAGGGCCCCCAGGTGGGCCCCCACCCATGAGGGTGCTGGCTGGAAATGGACCCAGCTCTGATCTGTCCACAGAGAGCAGCGGTGGTTACCCCGACTTCCCCGCTAGCCCTGCCTCCTGGTTGGATGAGGTAGATCACGCTCAGTTCTGA